The Tripterygium wilfordii isolate XIE 37 chromosome 5, ASM1340144v1, whole genome shotgun sequence DNA segment TTCGTGGTTTTCTTTATATTACATAAATACAATTACTCTTACTGCTTGGCGTGTTTCCCCCCTCTTTTGGGCCATTGTTCCTAACATAGTGTCCATCCCTGTTATTTTGAAACAGCCAACCGAGTACAATACCTATGCCGATATAGATGCTGTATATAAATGCCTCACAGAGCAGTATGGGGTTAAAGATGaacaattaatattatatggTCAGTCTGTTGGTAGTGGGCCCACTGTTGATCTTGCTTCGCGCCTGCCAGACTTGAGAGCCGTTGTTCTACATAGCCCAATATTGTCTGGAATGAGGGTGTTGTACCCTCTCAAACGGACATTCTGGTTCGACATTTACAAAGTAATTATGTTCCATGTTTTTGTTAATTATGTCTTTCTTCTACTGAAGATGGGGACTTatattcctttctttttccagaATATTGACAAAATTTGTATGGTGAAGTGCCCTGTTCTCATAATTCATGTAAGTATTCATGtcctctttctttttaattattgttCTAGTTTCCTTGTTTCGTCTCTCTAGCTTACTTTCTTTCTGGTATGTGTCTTAATAACTTCTTGTCAGCTTAATTCAAACATCAACTGCTGTTTCATTATATGCATTATTTTTGCTTGATGAATCTAGTTATTCTCACAAGTAAAACTTTAGTTGCATATTCTTTTTGAGACATACCTTATGGTTAACTATTCAAGTATTTTAATCACtctataaaagaaaatgtcaaaccAATACATAATGGGTCTTCCACCATGAGTGTGAGGTTTTAGTGAAGACTGATGTACATAAGTCATAACCTTTACCCTTCATTGATGAGAGAATGTAAACTAcacttgtgcacaaggctcccaacTCCCGTAGTAGATGGGATCAAGGACGTGCAAGATGTAAGTAGACCTTACCCTACATAAATGTGTAATATGTGAAGGGGCTGTTTCCAtaaattgaacctatgacctctaggttgcacccttgcaactctactactaggccacatgttcaccTGTCTTCATTGGGAAGAGAATACTTCCCTAATTTAAACCCACACTTATATTGTAATAAATAACTTTACGATTCATTTTACACCACATTATAGCTGGAAAGTTCGGATGACATACTGTAATGATAAATGGAACTCTGCGAGGATATTTCCATGTAAGAGTAAGAAGTAGCAAAttaatgtcaattttttttggagtcGCTTCATGTTTAAGGTGACAATGTTGGTCTAGGATAAATACTCCATTACCATTAATCGACTTAGCTTTTGGGTAATTATGTACTTGCTCAAGCATGATATATTGCTTTTGGGCAAATTGAGAGTAAATAATGCCCTTTTCCCTGAACTTGTTCATTGGTTTGGTTGTTTGTTGTTGGTTTCTCCTATTTGTCTCCAAGTGAGTTGCATGAATGCTAAGTTTGTTCAAGTTGttgaaagaaatgaattttGCTATATAAGTGGTTGTCGTTGGGTTCATGATAGCTCTTTATAGGGTACTTGCTCTCCCATCCTCTGCGTCTGTGTTAACTTGGTTCATGAGGACTGTACAGTGTATTAAGCATATTGAAATTGAATAATTGTCTGAAGTACTTTTCCTCTTTCCTTTGCCATTTATCTTCTGAAGTGTCAGAGTTGGAAATCAGTCATTTTTAAGATATTGGAATGTTACTTTTCCTTGTGTTCAGGGAACAGCTGATGAAGTTGTTGATTGCTCCCATGGGAAGCAGCTTTGGGAGCTCTGCAAGGAGAAGTATGAACCTTTATGGATAAATGGAGGTGGGCATTGCAACCTTGAGCTTTATCCTGAATTCATTAGACATCTGAAAAAATTTGTGCAGAGCCTAAGCAAATCAAAAGAAGGCTCGAATGCTTCTAAAACAACAAAATCGGAATCTGATAATCAGAAAAAACCTGCTGTTGATGGAGCTTCGGATACTTTTGAATTGGGTGCTGACCTTCCAGAAGTCTCCAGAAACAGTTTAGATAGTAGACTTGAGAAGTCGAAGAAACCAAATAAGCCTGAAAAATCTCGGATGAGCACTGATCGTGTCGATAGGTTTAGGAGGAGAAAGGGCTTAGTTTGGTGATTAGTCTCTGAAATAAGTTATGTATATTTGCCCTCCTGATAAACATTTTATCATTGTAACTTCGTTATTTCCCTTTTTTAATGTGGGGGATAAATCTGCTCCAAGTTTTCAGATTTGAGTGTGAAACGTTGGATAAATATAATGTATTTGTATGATACTCTGAAAAGATTCAAGATCAGCCGATTCTTGCTTTTCAGTTTCTCTTTTAATATTAAACATTCACAGGTGAACATGTGATTtgatggtagagttgcaggtaTGTAATCTAGAGGTTCAATACCTAGAAGCAATCTCTTCCACATAATCTCTCCAGGTATCCAATTCATCTGCAAAGATCTCCACGAACCCATCTCATTCCCATCCTTGCAACAACTGCCCCACATAGTCTGTCATCTCTATGGAGGCGTTTGATGCAGAAATGGGCTCTGTGGAGGCTGTCATTTCAGGGCCATTGGAGGTGGAGGAGGTGAAGAGTGAGGCGAGCTTTACATCATTGTTTGCGGGGCTGTTCTTCGAGGATTCAAAGGAAGATCGTATGGAAGAGTAAGAAATACTACTGTTGCCAGGAAAAAAACaattcatacatatataaagGAGAAATTAGGGATCTTGTGGTGGATTAGGTCTGTCACCCAAATTAACAGTCAACTAGTTAGCCAAATCAAAGAATGACAGAAAGAAAGCTTCCCCTTTACAGCAACCAAATAGCTCCTCCCCTCTAGCTTCCAACGTTTTCTAGTCCATGACACAACACCACAACGAAATCTGTTAATCAACATGATTTATTTTGCAAAAAAAGACTACATCAAAGACGGTACAACCAAGGTGCATGCCTAATCAACAAATTATGCGACACTCAAAGTTAAGGGAAGCGCATTGTTGCCACATTACATCTCCTTCCCACACGCATCATCAGTAGGGTCGCGAAGGGTTCCGTGCATCCAATCCATCCATATGGTGTAATGGCCGTAATTGTGACGGTATGTAGTGTGGTGAATGGTGTGATACCCTGCACCCATTACAGGCCAAAGTTTTCCATTGATGCAGTCGTGAATGTTTGCTGTCCATATGGCCTCAAGAAATAAGAGCCCTATGTGCGTCGTAAAATGGGTTGGCACAAGGAAGAGTGCTATAACATGTGGAACAGCCTGGAGTATGCCGTCTAATGGATGAAATGCTAATCCTGAAAATTAAATCATGTTTCAGTCAATATCTAACAAGAACAATCCAAATAGATCTTTCAACTGAAAAGCGAAAAAGAGTTCTGATGGAAAAAggtttgaaaagaaaataagtcCTCGTTTCATGTAAAATCTTCCCAAACAGTACTATAAACTGAAAATAAAGATTGCTTCCAAGTGAAGGCTAAATTCCGCGCAAGTAGTCTCTCGCTTCATTTGAATCTATtccataaaaatcaaaataaacatAGAAATGTGAGAGATTAGACTTACCTGCAAATGGAGAAAGAGTATTCTGCTTGTTGTATATGTGATGGGTTGCATGCAGATACTTGTACAAAGGCTTTATGTCGTGCAACTCCCGATGCATCCAGTATATCCCAAACTCCACAAGCACAAGATAAATAAATAGATACACTAGGTAGGCAATCCAACTTACATCGCCAATTCTTGAGTAACAATTTGTCCATCCATTTTCAACCATGTACTCGGAAACAGATGGAAGAGCACTGTACCATGGCATTGCCTTCATTGCAACATAGATTTGCAAAACCATGGCTTTTCTTGAAGGGATGGCATCTGCAGTAAGATTACGTTAGAGAAGGTGCCATCGAAAGCCATATAAAAGCGAGTCTCATGGGAAAAATATCTACATTTAATAGAGAACCACTTCAAGTTTATTGCATATATACCCAGCCATTTGTCAGTCTCTAAAATTAATATGCAATTCGCACCCACAAAAAACTGAAATCCAGAATTGGGCCAACAACTTTCTGACAGTATAGATTTTGACAGAGAAGTCATCTGATTCCGTATAATTTGTGATGAAGAAAACTAATGCCTTGCGACTTTCTTAAAATTAAACTAACCACTAATTCCGAAAGGGACAGAGAGTGATCGGTACACGAAATTAGATACCTAGATAAGAAATAAAGAGCAATGGAGTAGAAATTAAAAGGCTTCAAACTTCACTCAACTAAGGAATTTTTGAAAATGAGTGATTAGTTAGTGGCCAATAGATAAGAagtaaatgaaaaaatatttgcACAACGCATGGAAACATATATCCTAGCAAATAATTTATGGGGTACTGGAGGTACAATAATGCAGAAGTCTCATATGAGAAATGAAAGTTAAACCTCACCCTGATCACGGGAGTGTGCTTGCGAAGCCATCTAGTATTAGATGTAATCAACTCAGAAACACCTCAAAATTGGTAATAAAAGTTTAATTATTTTCCCACAAGTTGAATTGTAGATCGTGTAAAATTGTGCTCTACCAACACAAAAACGGAAGGATGAGCAATGCTAAAAAGGCATATTACAGCACATCGAATAAGAATTAAGTCCTGCATTTCAATGACACCCACACTGATGATCAATATGTCCTCAAAGTGCACCCCCTCTCAATCTTTCTTGAATTTGGAAGACAAAATAGAGACTGCCATTCAACAGTTAAAAAATGGCACAGATCGATATTTAAACACAAAAAGCACATTAATTGATGGAAAATATTTGGAAATCTTACCAGAGACAATCACCAACTGAACAGTGAAAAGAAATTAAGGAAAAGGCGAAAATCATCATTTCTATATCTAAGAAATGCCAGAGAAAATAATACTTGATATGATTTCTTTTTTCACTGTCAACATGCAGATTCAAAAAACAGTgaataaattcaaaatcaacCCAAATTTAAAATCGGAATCATTTCTATCTTCATTTAAACCTAAGATCCTCCGGCAATCAAAATCAACTGAAGATAAGGTTTAATATGGAGATAATTAagcacaacaaaaaaataaagaagaaaaagagtcaACAGCATATCAACCAATTGAACAGAAACCAGATTCAAAAATCAACACACAGATCAGACCAAACAAgacaatcaaaaacaaaacaatcaaaaaccaaagcgaaaaataaaagaaacgtAATATATTTCTGTATTGACAATGTCATATATGATTATGAATGTATCCAAGAACAAACCTTTGGGGATATAAACGTGGCGCTTGAGGTAGTAAATATAAAAGCACCAGAGGAGGCCGGATATTAGATAGAGGATGGAACCGGCAATGTAATTGCGGAGCCAAGTCtggaagaagtggggaagtgGACTCCACCAACTCCAAGGCAACAGATTTCCCAACACGATTCGATTGTACAGTGTGGTCTCGTCCACGAACAACTGCAGATAGTTGTCCTCCATCATCGGCGCCGCCGTCGTCGAGTGATCAAATCCCGTGAAttaagagagacagagacaaaGACACGGCGGTGTATGTCGAGTGATCGAATCCCGTGAACAGCgcagtgtttttatttttttgcgtTTGGAGATTCTCACGTCGTTTATTCTTATGTGTATGAGCGACTGCACTACAGTGTTTTTATTTTACAGTTAGGCCCAACCCAACCCGATTCAAATGTGAATATCTTGAGCCTCAACTCTTGCCCTTTGAGCATCGGATGTGTCTAAATTTGGACCGTCAGACCCGCATACATATAAGTTTCTTACATGATGATAGAATAAGTTGGTCAAATCCCAACACGTCCGTCCTATCAGTAGGAATCAAACTCAACACCTCCcaagtcaaaactcaaaagacaCTTGTTTCATCAATATGCTCGGATGCCTTTATGTATGGTTTAGAAGCCATTGAATTTGGATACCTTGAAAGGATTAAGATAAAGGAAATGGATGATTAGAATGCAATGTTTCTAGCATGGCAGAATGTGAAATGCTCGAACCCAATTAGtcaatttattgggttgaataacaaaataattaattttaacaatGTATCAGAGCCAAGTTGTAGGCAACAATCACCACTTATTCTATTCAAAGATGA contains these protein-coding regions:
- the LOC119998274 gene encoding delta(7)-sterol-C5(6)-desaturase-like — protein: MMEDNYLQLFVDETTLYNRIVLGNLLPWSWWSPLPHFFQTWLRNYIAGSILYLISGLLWCFYIYYLKRHVYIPKDAIPSRKAMVLQIYVAMKAMPWYSALPSVSEYMVENGWTNCYSRIGDVSWIAYLVYLFIYLVLVEFGIYWMHRELHDIKPLYKYLHATHHIYNKQNTLSPFAGLAFHPLDGILQAVPHVIALFLVPTHFTTHIGLLFLEAIWTANIHDCINGKLWPVMGAGYHTIHHTTYRHNYGHYTIWMDWMHGTLRDPTDDACGKEM
- the LOC119998973 gene encoding alpha/beta hydrolase domain-containing protein 17B-like → MGGVTSSIAAKFAFFPPNPPSYRVEADESCGGRLYIPEVPRRDNVDVLKLRTRRNNEIVAVHIKHPKASATLLYSHGNAADLGQMFELFVELSNRLRVNLMGYDYSGYGQSTGKPTEYNTYADIDAVYKCLTEQYGVKDEQLILYGQSVGSGPTVDLASRLPDLRAVVLHSPILSGMRVLYPLKRTFWFDIYKNIDKICMVKCPVLIIHGTADEVVDCSHGKQLWELCKEKYEPLWINGGGHCNLELYPEFIRHLKKFVQSLSKSKEGSNASKTTKSESDNQKKPAVDGASDTFELGADLPEVSRNSLDSRLEKSKKPNKPEKSRMSTDRVDRFRRRKGLVW